From the genome of Pseudomonas sp. Teo4, one region includes:
- a CDS encoding MFS transporter produces MNTEHNIGLGVFDTPARVQQRTRTRFMILALISGGTMINYLDRSVMGIAAPSISADIGLNAAMMGVIFSAFSWTYAAAQIPGGILIDRLGTKLTYWLALTLWSLFTGLQGLAHSFLSLLGLRFLVGVTEAPCFPTNSRVVATWFPQSERARATGIYTFAEYVGLAFLTPLLFWVLHAYGWRFLLMAVGLMGILYGLVWWRKYHEPHQSSSANQAELDYIAQGGGVVDGGQKATVFRWSQIPALLKHRNMLGICLGQFACNSTNVFFLTWFPTYLVTERHMPWLKVGWVAVLPFIAASVGTLVGGWLSDALLRRGYSLNVARKLPVIAGLLTASIIVLANYVESDALVIAILCIAYFAQGMSALAWMIVSDIAPKGLLGLSGGLFNLFANAAGIVTPLTIGIIVSTTGSFVWALAFVSCITALGALCYLFMVRDLRRLPQIPCVENGAKQ; encoded by the coding sequence ATGAACACTGAGCACAACATCGGCTTGGGTGTGTTCGACACCCCTGCGCGCGTGCAGCAAAGGACGCGTACCCGCTTCATGATCCTGGCGCTGATATCCGGCGGCACCATGATCAACTACCTTGACCGCAGCGTGATGGGTATCGCCGCGCCCAGCATCAGTGCCGACATTGGCTTGAACGCGGCGATGATGGGCGTGATCTTCTCGGCGTTTTCCTGGACCTACGCCGCCGCGCAGATTCCCGGCGGCATTCTGATCGACCGACTGGGCACCAAGCTCACCTACTGGCTGGCGCTGACGCTGTGGTCGCTGTTCACCGGCCTGCAAGGCCTTGCCCACAGTTTCCTGTCGCTGCTGGGCCTGCGTTTTCTGGTGGGCGTGACCGAAGCCCCGTGCTTCCCCACCAACAGCCGCGTGGTCGCCACCTGGTTCCCGCAAAGCGAACGGGCCCGGGCGACCGGTATCTATACCTTCGCCGAGTATGTCGGGCTGGCGTTTCTCACACCGTTGCTGTTCTGGGTGCTGCATGCCTACGGCTGGCGCTTTCTGCTGATGGCCGTTGGCCTGATGGGCATTCTGTATGGCCTGGTCTGGTGGCGCAAATACCACGAGCCACACCAGTCGAGCAGCGCCAACCAGGCCGAACTCGATTACATCGCGCAGGGTGGCGGCGTGGTCGATGGCGGACAGAAGGCCACGGTGTTTCGCTGGTCGCAGATTCCGGCGCTGCTCAAGCACCGCAACATGCTCGGCATCTGCCTGGGGCAGTTCGCCTGCAACTCGACCAACGTGTTCTTCCTGACCTGGTTCCCGACCTACCTGGTGACCGAGCGGCACATGCCCTGGCTCAAGGTCGGCTGGGTCGCGGTGCTGCCGTTCATTGCCGCTTCGGTGGGTACCCTGGTCGGTGGCTGGTTGTCCGACGCCTTGCTGCGCCGTGGCTACTCGCTGAATGTCGCCCGCAAGTTACCGGTGATCGCAGGCCTGCTAACGGCATCGATCATCGTCCTGGCCAACTATGTGGAGTCCGATGCGCTGGTGATCGCCATCCTGTGCATTGCCTACTTTGCCCAAGGCATGTCGGCGCTGGCCTGGATGATCGTTTCCGACATCGCGCCCAAAGGGCTGCTGGGCCTGAGCGGGGGGCTGTTCAACCTGTTCGCCAACGCTGCCGGCATTGTCACTCCGTTGACCATCGGCATCATCGTCTCGACCACCGGCTCGTTCGTCTGGGCCCTGGCGTTCGTGTCCTGCATCACCGCGCTCGGTGCGCTGTGCTACC
- a CDS encoding MerR family transcriptional regulator, which yields MKIGELARRTGLSASRIRFYEASGLIEARRLGNGYRDYPEDAVQRLEVITCGQQAGFSLEEMRALTLEPTGGANRHERLLASLKGKVVEIEAMQARLAQSRTHLLALIAGIEGKPVDISCEENAQRLLARLRENDEPHSQAT from the coding sequence ATGAAAATTGGTGAACTGGCCCGTCGCACGGGCCTGAGTGCATCACGCATCCGCTTTTATGAAGCCAGCGGCCTGATCGAGGCCCGGCGCCTGGGCAACGGTTACCGCGACTACCCCGAAGATGCCGTGCAGCGGCTGGAGGTGATTACCTGCGGGCAGCAGGCAGGCTTCAGCCTGGAAGAGATGCGCGCACTGACCCTGGAACCCACCGGCGGGGCCAACCGCCATGAGCGTTTGTTGGCCAGCCTCAAGGGCAAAGTGGTGGAAATTGAAGCGATGCAAGCGCGTCTTGCGCAAAGCCGCACGCACCTGCTGGCGTTGATTGCAGGCATAGAGGGTAAGCCGGTAGACATCAGCTGTGAGGAAAACGCCCAGCGCCTGCTCGCACGTCTGCGGGAGAATGACGAGCCGCACAGTCAGGCAACTTGA
- a CDS encoding LysR family transcriptional regulator: MFPGQESPESSAMVFKLRHMEVFRAVMLTGSISAAAKMLYVSQPAVSKLIHYIEGRLAYRLFERINNRLVPTVEANILFREVERVYQAALQVNECALSLASGSQRNLRISCSASLSTVVIPRALAQLKRESPSLTIEWQTSLMNEMPNQILSKKVDLSIAALPVMHDHLVSQAFMRGRMVAVMPADHPLAQEPSLALHQLQGHALLLFRPDMPFGRLLAEEIRRRGLQLESLLSFTNANEAVALVKQGMGLTLIDEFVAQDSGLKVVPLAEEIHFDISFVYSRFEPPSQASLHLMRVLHAQALKLGRAIAGFELPQA; the protein is encoded by the coding sequence ATGTTCCCCGGCCAGGAAAGCCCCGAATCCAGCGCGATGGTGTTCAAACTGCGGCATATGGAGGTGTTTCGCGCGGTGATGCTGACCGGTTCGATCAGTGCCGCGGCGAAAATGCTGTACGTGTCCCAGCCCGCCGTGAGCAAGCTGATCCACTACATCGAGGGGCGCCTGGCGTATCGCCTGTTCGAGCGCATCAACAACCGCCTGGTCCCCACTGTTGAGGCGAACATCCTGTTCCGCGAAGTCGAACGGGTGTACCAGGCGGCGCTGCAGGTCAACGAATGTGCGCTGTCACTGGCCTCGGGCAGCCAGCGCAACTTGCGTATTTCGTGCAGCGCCTCGTTGTCGACGGTGGTGATTCCCAGGGCACTGGCCCAACTCAAACGCGAGTCGCCATCGCTGACCATCGAGTGGCAGACCTCGTTGATGAACGAAATGCCCAACCAGATCCTGTCGAAAAAAGTCGACCTGTCGATTGCAGCGCTGCCGGTGATGCACGACCACCTGGTGTCCCAGGCGTTCATGCGCGGGCGCATGGTCGCGGTGATGCCTGCCGACCACCCCCTGGCCCAGGAACCATCGCTGGCCCTGCATCAATTGCAGGGGCACGCGCTGCTGCTGTTCAGGCCCGACATGCCGTTTGGCCGGTTGCTGGCCGAGGAAATTCGGCGCCGGGGGCTGCAGCTTGAGTCGTTGCTGTCCTTCACCAATGCCAACGAAGCCGTGGCGCTGGTCAAGCAAGGCATGGGCCTGACACTGATCGACGAGTTCGTGGCGCAGGACAGCGGGCTGAAGGTGGTGCCGCTGGCAGAGGAAATTCACTTCGATATCAGTTTCGTCTACTCGCGCTTCGAGCCACCGTCTCAGGCGTCACTGCACTTGATGCGGGTGCTGCATGCCCAGGCGTTGAAACTTGGGCGGGCCATTGCCGGGTTCGAGCTGCCGCAGGCTTGA
- a CDS encoding DUF2628 domain-containing protein gives MSVTEQTQDVATYSAKWQERFAFFDAHGAPNAPTYKEALKQLPFKKKILVNGNFIAFFFGPIYLFVLGLWKKNLALLGIIILASMVVDILFGLAGMETPKPVDAGFGMVVNLLYALSTNYAYYLKERKGEQGWNPFKGMRW, from the coding sequence ATGAGCGTTACAGAACAAACCCAAGACGTCGCCACCTACAGTGCTAAATGGCAGGAACGCTTTGCGTTCTTTGATGCGCACGGCGCACCCAATGCACCGACTTACAAAGAAGCGTTGAAGCAGTTGCCATTCAAGAAGAAGATTTTGGTCAATGGCAACTTCATTGCGTTCTTCTTCGGCCCTATTTATCTGTTCGTACTGGGGCTGTGGAAAAAGAACCTGGCGTTGTTGGGTATCATTATTCTGGCGTCCATGGTGGTCGATATTCTGTTCGGCCTGGCCGGTATGGAAACGCCAAAGCCGGTCGATGCCGGCTTCGGTATGGTGGTTAACTTGCTTTATGCCCTATCGACCAACTACGCCTACTACCTGAAAGAGCGCAAGGGCGAACAAGGTTGGAACCCGTTCAAAGGGATGCGCTGGTAA
- a CDS encoding amidohydrolase family protein codes for MNIFDEPKIDCHNHLFDPERFPYHPDAPYAPSGQEVATLEQFSQVMDAYGVQHALLVGPNSGYHTDNRCLLDALARGQGRFKGVAVVEADISLGQLAALKEQGVVGVAFNPALYGVGCLEGSEGLFGKLAELDLFAQIQVCEDQLLDIQTLLLRMPTRLLIDHCGRPDVAAGLQQPGFQALLRLAGSGRVSVKLSGMQKFAAPHALLEQSAAYVQALIEAFGAHACVWGSDWPFIRQRSRVDYGPLLKLAERLMPDPGQRRQIMWDTPRRLFGFA; via the coding sequence GTGAACATCTTTGACGAACCGAAGATCGATTGCCATAACCATTTGTTTGACCCCGAGCGGTTTCCCTACCACCCGGACGCGCCTTATGCCCCTTCAGGCCAGGAAGTCGCCACCCTGGAGCAGTTCTCCCAGGTGATGGACGCCTATGGTGTGCAGCACGCCTTGCTGGTCGGGCCCAACAGCGGCTACCACACCGACAACCGCTGCCTGCTCGATGCGCTGGCGCGGGGGCAGGGGCGGTTCAAGGGTGTGGCGGTGGTCGAGGCTGATATCAGCCTGGGCCAGCTCGCTGCATTGAAGGAGCAGGGCGTGGTCGGGGTTGCGTTCAACCCGGCGCTGTATGGGGTGGGCTGCCTCGAGGGCAGCGAAGGCTTGTTCGGCAAGCTCGCCGAGCTTGACCTGTTCGCCCAGATCCAGGTGTGCGAAGACCAACTGCTGGACATCCAAACGCTGCTGTTGCGCATGCCCACGCGCTTGCTGATCGACCACTGCGGCCGCCCGGATGTCGCTGCAGGCCTGCAACAGCCAGGCTTTCAGGCGCTGCTGCGGCTGGCGGGGTCAGGCCGAGTGAGCGTCAAGCTTTCGGGCATGCAGAAGTTCGCCGCGCCGCACGCACTGCTTGAGCAAAGCGCCGCATACGTACAGGCCTTGATCGAGGCCTTCGGTGCGCACGCCTGCGTGTGGGGGTCGGACTGGCCCTTCATTCGCCAGCGCTCGCGCGTCGACTATGGCCCTTTGCTGAAACTCGCCGAACGCCTGATGCCTGACCCCGGTCAGCGCCGCCAGATCATGTGGGACACCCCCAGGCGCTTGTTCGGCTTTGCCTGA
- a CDS encoding NADH:flavin oxidoreductase/NADH oxidase family protein: MTPFQPLQLPNGSLIPNRIAKAAMEENLANQDQTPSDQLLRLYQAWAEGGAGLLLTGNVMVDPRAMTGPGGVMLDDSQQLQRFSQWARVGRAHGAQFWMQINHPGRQMQANLGQPTVAPSAVALEMGGLSKLFALPKALDESEIAEIIQRFARTAALAEQAGFSGVQIHAAHGYLLSQFLSPLSNQRKDRWGGSLENRARLLLEVVKAVRVAVSPSFAVAVKLNSADFQRGGFEPADARQVVLWLNELAVDLVELSGGSYEAPAMQGDARDGRTLAREAYFLEFAREIAAIARMPVMVTGGIRRLPVVEQVLASGVAMAGIATALAVDPALPRRWQNGESAATAELPPIRWKRKAMAALAYMSLVKLQMRRLASGNRPKPDASPLRALLLEQWSTLRRTRRYRQMMGSRAGQAY; the protein is encoded by the coding sequence ATGACCCCTTTCCAGCCGTTGCAACTGCCTAACGGCAGCCTCATACCCAACCGCATCGCCAAAGCCGCCATGGAAGAAAACCTCGCCAACCAGGACCAGACGCCGTCCGACCAGTTGCTGCGCCTGTACCAGGCCTGGGCCGAGGGCGGTGCCGGCCTGTTGCTGACCGGCAACGTGATGGTCGACCCGCGGGCCATGACCGGCCCGGGCGGTGTGATGCTCGATGACAGCCAGCAACTGCAGCGCTTCAGCCAGTGGGCGCGCGTCGGCCGAGCCCATGGCGCGCAGTTCTGGATGCAGATCAACCACCCCGGACGCCAGATGCAGGCCAACCTCGGGCAGCCCACCGTGGCGCCTTCGGCGGTTGCGCTAGAGATGGGCGGGTTGTCGAAGCTATTTGCCCTGCCCAAGGCACTGGACGAAAGCGAGATCGCCGAGATCATTCAGCGCTTCGCCCGCACCGCGGCACTGGCCGAACAGGCCGGCTTCAGCGGGGTACAGATTCATGCTGCGCATGGCTACCTGCTCAGCCAGTTTCTCTCGCCGTTGAGCAACCAGCGCAAGGACCGCTGGGGCGGCAGCCTGGAAAACCGCGCGCGACTGTTGCTGGAGGTGGTCAAGGCCGTGCGGGTTGCAGTGTCACCGAGCTTTGCGGTGGCCGTGAAACTGAACTCGGCAGACTTTCAGCGCGGCGGTTTCGAGCCGGCCGATGCGCGTCAGGTGGTGCTGTGGCTCAACGAGCTGGCAGTGGACCTGGTCGAGTTGTCGGGCGGAAGCTATGAAGCCCCGGCCATGCAGGGCGATGCCCGGGACGGCCGGACACTGGCGCGCGAAGCCTACTTCCTGGAGTTCGCCCGCGAAATTGCCGCGATTGCCCGCATGCCGGTGATGGTGACCGGTGGCATTCGCCGTTTGCCGGTTGTCGAGCAGGTTCTGGCAAGTGGTGTCGCCATGGCGGGTATCGCCACCGCGCTGGCAGTCGACCCGGCCCTGCCACGGCGCTGGCAGAACGGCGAGTCAGCGGCCACCGCCGAGTTGCCACCGATACGCTGGAAGCGCAAGGCGATGGCTGCGCTCGCGTATATGTCGCTGGTGAAGCTGCAGATGCGCAGGCTCGCCAGTGGCAACCGGCCCAAGCCGGATGCCTCGCCGCTGCGGGCACTGTTGCTGGAACAGTGGTCCACCCTGCGTAGAACCCGGCGTTATCGGCAGATGATGGGTAGCCGAGCGGGACAAGCGTATTGA
- a CDS encoding anti-virulence regulator CigR family protein, whose protein sequence is MLKQKTLLSTALSLLLIGASPALLADPGKGHDKGGQHGNSGHQGGSNDWHGGPSIDVGGVRIILDDNRKYWSAGTALPPGIQKNLARGKPLPPGIAKKLDGRLLGRLPHYDGYEWQQAGTDLLLVTLATGVIYEVLHNVLD, encoded by the coding sequence ATGCTCAAACAGAAAACCCTGTTATCGACCGCCCTCAGCCTGCTGCTGATTGGTGCAAGCCCCGCACTGCTCGCCGACCCAGGCAAAGGCCATGACAAAGGGGGCCAACATGGCAATTCGGGGCATCAGGGCGGCAGCAATGACTGGCACGGTGGCCCTTCAATCGATGTCGGCGGCGTGCGCATCATTCTCGACGACAACCGCAAATACTGGAGCGCTGGCACCGCACTGCCACCGGGCATCCAGAAGAACCTGGCACGCGGTAAACCCTTGCCGCCAGGCATTGCCAAGAAACTCGATGGCCGTCTGCTGGGCCGCCTACCCCACTACGACGGCTATGAATGGCAACAGGCGGGCACCGACCTGCTGCTGGTGACCTTGGCCACGGGGGTGATCTACGAAGTGCTGCACAACGTGCTGGACTGA